AAGGGGCTTCTCGACCTGATCATCAGCTATGACGTGCCGCTGCAGGGCAACGCGATCAACCAGCAGATCGTCCAGACGCTGCTGTCGCCCGCCAAGGCAGGCGAATCGAAGACCTCCTACTACACGCCGCTGACGCTGCTGACGAAAGACAATATCGGTCCGCGCACCTGCTGGTCGCTCGACCAGTTGAAGTGAGCCGGGGCAAGTCAATCAGCATCATGTCAAGCGACACTCTAGCGTCTCTGCGCTCGCGCTATCTCCCCGATCATCTGATCGGGGAGATCATGTCCAAGCGATGGATCGACAACGCCATCCCGTTCACCGCGCTGGTGCTTACCGTGCTGGTGATGGGATCGATCATTCCCGACTTCCTGTCGCTGTCCAGCTTGTCGGATCTCGCCCGGCAGTTCGCCGAATTCGGGCTTGTCGTCCTGGCGCTCACCGTCGTCATGATCTCGGGCGGCATAGATCTCTCAGTGGCCTCGGTCTTTTCGCTGGCCGTTCTGTTCTCGCTCATCGGCGTGAATGTCTACGAGCTGCCCGTGCCGGCTGTTCTCGCCGGCATTCTCGGCATGGGAATGATCTGCGGCGCCATCAACGGCGTGCTGATCGGCTATCTGCGGCTGCGCGCCTTCCTGACGACGCTGGTCAGCCTGATCATCTTCCGCTCGCTCTACGAGATCGTCTTCGTGCGCATGTCGACCTCGATCATGTCGGGGTTCTCGATGTCGGATCTGTGGGTGTTCATCGGCGAAGGCACGGTGCTCGGCATTCCGGTGTCGCTGGTGATCACGCTGACCATCGCGCTTGCCTGGCATCTGGTGCTCTCTCGCATGCGACCCGGCTGGCGGTTGACGGCCGTCGGCGGGGCGCGGCGCTCGGCCTTCAATGCCGGGATCAATGTGCGCTTCATGGTGTTCCTCACCTATGTCGCGTCGAGCACCATGTGCGCGCTGGCCGGCTTCCTGTTCGCCGCACGCCTCGGCAGCACGGGGTCCGACACCGGCGTCGGCCTGGAGGTCCAGGCGCTGACCGCCGCGGTGCTCGGCGGGACCGCAATCGGCGGCGGCCGGGGCTCCGTCGCCAAGGCCATCATCGGCAGCCTGCTTGTGCTCATGCTGACCAACGGCCTGATCAATCTCGGCATCAGCGGTCCGATAAACTCGACGATCCTCGGCGCGATCCTTTTGCTCGCCGTCTTCGTCGACATGCGCTGGCAGAAGCACCGCCACCGCATCCTGGCCAAGGTCTATGTCTCGCCCGCTTATCTGTCGCTGCCGCCTTCGCCGCAGGTCGATGCGCCCGGCTCACCCTATATGCTCAACGACCGCCTGCGCTCGGTCGAGATCATTGGCCTCGGCGAGATCGAAGGGCCGGAGGATGTCATCCTCGATCGCGACGACAATCTCTATTGCGGCACCCGCCACGGCGACATCGTGCGCTTCTTCGGCCCCGATCATAAGCGCTCGGAAGTGTTCGCGCATATTGGCGGCCATCCGCTCGGCATGGCCTTCGACAAGTCCGGCAATCTGCTCGTCTGCATCGGCGGCATGGGGCTTTTCCAGGTGGCGCCCGACAAGACGGTCACCAAGCTGACCGACGAGACGAACCGCAGCTGGTTCTCGGTGGTGGACGATTCGCGCCTTCGCCTTGCCGACGACGTCGATGTGGCGCCGGACGGCCGCATCTATTTCAGCGAGGCGACCATCCGCTACGAGCAGGAGGATTGGGCGACCGATGCGCTCGAGAGCCGCGCCAGCGGGCGCATCATTTGCTACGACCCGCGCACCGGCAAGACGCATACGGAAATCCCGAAACTAGTGTTCGCCAACGGCGTCGCCATGTGCTCCGACGGGCAATCCTTCATGTTCGCCGAGAGCTGGACCTGCTCGATCAGCCGCTACTATTTCGACGGTCCGAAGAAGGGCAGGACCGAGAAGGTGATCTCCAATCTTCCGGGTTACCCAGACAACATCAACCGCTCTTCCGACGGCAATTACTGGCTGGCGCTGCTCGGCATGCGCGGGCCGGCACTCGATCTAGCACTGCGCATGCCCGGCTTCCGTAAGCGCATGGCCCGTCGCGTCGCGCCGGACCAGTGGCTCTATCCCAACATCAATACCGGCTGCGTGGTGAAGTTCAACGAGAAGGGCGAGATCCTCGACAATCTCTGGGACCTTGGCGGCCTCAACCATCCCATGATCACCTCAATGCGCGAGCATCGCGGCTGGCTCTATCTCGGCGGCGTCTCCAACAACCGCATCGGGCGCTACCGCCTGCCCGATGCCGACCCGAACTGGTGCGCGCAGGACGCCTATTGGGGCGCCCGTTCATGATCGGCGCGATCTGGAAAGCCTGGGCCAATTTCCGCGGCTTCGATCTCACCGGCAGCACCGTGCCGCCGATGGACGGGCCGTTGCGGCCGAACGCGAAGCTCGACGCGATGCCGGTGCTGATGCAGCTCGACGGCGTCGACAATCTCACACCCGCGCATGACGGCATCCTCTGCTCTTCCGGCAACAACCTGCTGACCCTTTCAACCAGCGGCGATGCCTCGCAATTTGAGCTGAGCGCGCGTTGTCCGATGGATGGACTGGTGACCAGCATCGCCGCCCTGGACGAAAACCTGGCGATTGCGGTCGAAGGTCGCGGAATTCTCCTGGAAAGCCCCGGCACCGCCTCAAGGCCGCTGAAGGTCGAAGGCATCAATCCTTCTTGCGTGACGGCCATGGTCTTCGCCGATCCGACGACATTGTTCGTCGCCGTCGGATCGGATCGCCACGCGGCGAGCGAATGGAAGCGCGATCTGATGACGAAGTCGGCGAGCGGCTCGGTGTGGCGCATCGATACCCGCAGCGGCCGCGCCGAACGGCTTCTGGGCGGGCTGGAGTTCGCGGCAGGCCTGGCGCTTTCGGGAGAGGACATCTTTGTCGCTGAAGCGTGGCGGCATCGCGTCCTTGCGCTGGCGGGCGGCTCACAGCCCCGCGTCGCGCTTGCGGCCTTGCCCGCCTATCCGGGTCGCATGACGCAGTCCGCCTCGGGCGGCTTCTGGCTGGCGATGTTCGCGCCCCGCAATCCGCTGGTCGAATTCGTGCTCAAGGAGGACGAATACCGGCGCCGCATGGTCGACACGATCGATCCGGCCTACTGGATCGCGCCGGCGCTTGCGACCGGAAAGAGCTTTCTCGAGCCGATCCAGGGCGGCGCGCGCAAGAAACTCAATATGCTCAAGCCGTGGTCGCCGGCATGGTCGACCGGCCTGGTGGTGCGATGCGACGACCGCATGGCCATGCTGCGCAGCTACCAGAGCCGTGCCGACGGCGATGTCCATGGCGTGACGTCGCTCTGCGAGACAGGTGGCAGGCTGATCGCCGGCGCCAAGGGCTCGGGCAAGATCGTGGCAATCGACGACGAGACGGCGGCATGAATTCACTGGTTCAACTGCGCGGTGTGTCCAAGGACTTTCGCGGCGTGCTCGCGATCTCGGACGTCAACCTCGACGTCCGTCCGGGTGAGATCCATGCCATCCTCGGCGAGAACGGCGCCGGCAAATCGACGCTGATGAAAGTGCTGGCCGGCGTCTATCAGCCGTCCTCGGGCGAGATGGTGCTGGACGGCAAGCCGACGGTTTTCAACTCGCCTTCCGATGCGCTCGCGCATGGCGTCGCCATGGTCTTCCAGGAGACCAATCTGGTTCCGTCGATGTCGGTCGCGCAGAACATCTATCTTGGCGACGAAAAACTCTTCAACCGCCTGCGCGGCCTCAACATCCAGGCGCAGCGCTATCTTTTGTCGCTCAATTTCTACGTCGACCCCACGTCGCAGGTTTCCACCCTGGGCGCCGGCAAGAAGCAGATGGTCGAGATCGCGCGCGCCGTGCATCATCATGCCCGGCTCATCATCTTCGACGAGCCGACCGCGACGCTGACGCCGGAAGAGAAATTCCACTTCTTCAACCTGGCGCGCCGGCTGAAGGAGCAAGGCATCGCGATCATCTTCATCAGCCATGCGCTGGAGGAAGCGCTTTACCTGTCGGACCGCATCACGGTGATGCGCGACGCCAAGGTCGTCGTCACCGACGACACGCGCAATTTCGACCGCGATCGCATCGTGCAGGCGATGGTCGGACGGAGCCTGTCCGGCGAGCTCTATGCCGGCGAGAAGCGCAAGGCGCGGCCGATGGGCAAGAAGATCCTGAGCGTCGAGAACCTGTCGATGGGCAATACGGTCCGAAACACCTCCTTCTCGGTGTTCGCGGGGCAGGTCACCGGCATGTTCGGCCTGGTCGGGGCGGGGCGAACGGAGACGATGAAGATCGTCGCCGGCGTCTTGAAGCGCGACTATTTCCACGGCGGCACCGTACGCTTCGAGGACCGGCCGGTCCGTTACCGCACGCCACGGCCCGCTGTGCGCGACGGCGTCGTCTATGTCACCGAGGACCGCAAGATCGAAGGCTTCTTCGAGACGATGACGATTGCCAGCAACGTCCAGCTCGGCGCGCTGGCGACCGGCAGCAATCCGCTGACCGCTGTCACGCCGCGCAATGCGCGCGAGCTTGCCACGGCCTGGACCAAGCGACTGGGCGTCAAGGCGATCGATGCCGATGCGCGCGTGATCGAGCTGTCGGGCGGCAACCAGCAGAAGGTCGTGCTGTCCAAGGCGCTCATCCAGAAGCCGAAGCTGGTCATCCTGGACGAGCCGACGCGCGGCGTGGATGTCGGCACCATCGTCGAGATCCACAACTTCATCAACGAGCTTGCCGACAGCGGCATGGCGGTGGTGGTGATCTCGTCCTATCTGCCTGAGATACTGGCTCTCTCGGACCGTATCCTCGTTGCGCGGCAGGGGCGCGTCGTCGAGGAGATGGACATCGCCGAGGCCAGCGAAAGCCGCATCATGTACGCGGCCGTTCACTGAACAGGCCGGCCCCGGCCGCCCGGCTCAGTGCAGGCCTGGGCGACGGGACCTACCACCTGTTCGTAGGCAGCACGAACATCTGCGCGATCTGGACATGCGGCGGCTGGCTCAGCGCGAACATCACGCAGCGCGCCACGTCCTCGGGGTCAAGCGCCATGCCGAAGCGCTCGAAATATTGCCGCGCCGCTTCCTCGTCGCCGCGGTGGCGGGTCGTGACGATGCTGGTGCGCGTCAGGCCGGGCATAATCTCGATGACCCGCAGCGGCGTCTCCGCGAGCTCACCGCGGATGATGTCGCTCAGCATGTGCACGCCTGCCTTGCTGGCCGAGTAGGGCGCCTGCTCGGGCACGATCCGGAGCGCGCTGATCGAGCTCATGTTGACGATGTCGCCGCGGCCGCGCGCGACCATGCCGGGCAGGATCGCGCGCGTGACGCGCATCAAGCCGATCAGATTGGTCTCGATGATGGCAGACCAGTCATCCGCCGATCCCTGGTCGAAACGGATGCGGCCGCCAATATCGTGGCCGGCATTATTGACCAGTATGTCGATGTCGCGGAATTCCGCCGGCACCTGTTCCAGGCAAGCGTCGACGGCCGACGCGTCGGTGATGTCCAGCGGGAGCGCAAAGACCTCGCCGCCCAGTTGGTTTGACAACGCCTGAAGCGCCTCGGCCTGCCGGTCGGCAAGCACGATGCGCGTGCCGTCGGCCTGGAGGCTTGTCGCGATGGCTCTGCCGATGCCGCTCGCGGCGCCGGTGACGAAAGCTGTCTTTCGCCGAACTGTCATTCAGCGTCCTCCATGCGCCTTCCCGCTCAAGCCGCTCTTCGCGGCCTGGCCTTTTCCTTGGTGGCGCAGAGCGGCATCAGCCGGCCGGCATCCTTCTTGGACTCCAGCCGGTCGATGAAGTCCTCGATCGACCTTGCGGCCTCGCCGCCCACGATCGGCGCGGCGGCCGATCTGAAGCGCTCGCGGATTTCGGCTTCGGTCGCCGGGATCACATCCGGAAGCCCCATCGACAGCTGCCGCCCGTCCCCGAGCACGACATCGATGCTGGCGCCCTGCTTGGCCGGAAACTGTGCCGTCAGTTCGTCGCTAGCCGAGAGGTCGCTGGCATCGATCAGCCGCAGCGTCTCCTTATCCCGCAGGTCCCTGTAGTTGTCTTCCGAGAGACGGCCGCTGGCGAACACCGCTGCAACGCCATAAGGAATGCTCATCTTGGCCTGGAGTGAACGCTCGAAGGGGCCGGTGTTGTCACAACCCGGATAGGCCGCCGCGGCGGCGGGGACACGGATGTGGATCCGCTCGACGGGGGCTGCGCCGGGACCGATCATCTCGACGAGCTTGAGCGCGGTCTGGCAGGCCGTCTGGGCGAAATTACAGGCAGGCGCCGCCTTGTGGTAGACGGCCAGGATATCGGCCTCGCCGTCGGGGAAGAGCTGCACCGGCCCCCGCATCGGCCGGCGTGCGAAGGCGGCGAAGTAACCGGATTTTCCCTCAAGCACGTCCGGGCTGCCATAGGCACCGGCGGCCGCAAGCTGGACCGCCATCCAGGCGTTGCGCGCGGCAAAGCCCGGATGAAAGAACATGTCCGATCCGCCGCTCTTCGGCCACTGGTTGAGGCCGGACGACGTGTTGGCGGCAAAGGCGATCGCGGCCGCGGTCTGTTCCTTGTCGAGGCCGATGAACCGCGCGGCGCCACATCCCGCGCCGATCGGAGCCACCAGCCCCGTCGGCCTGAACAGTCCCGAAAGCTCGCGGTCGATGAGCATCCGGCCCAGCCGCCCGCCGACCTCATAGGCGACGATTGCCGCCCGCAGCAGGTCGATCCCCGAAACCGTCTTCGTTTCGGCGAGCGCCAGCAGCAGCGGCCAGACGACGACGCCGTGATGGCATACGGATCCGGCGTGCATGTCCTCGCGGACCAGCCCATGCCCCTTGACCGCATTGACGAAGGCCGCGTCCGCCGGTGTGGCCTGCCGACTTTCGCCAATGATGTGGCCGCCGCGCGCCGGCGTCACCGCGGCCAGCGCTTGCTGGCTCGGATCGAGCGCGGACGCCTCGAAGGCGCAGCCGAGGAAATCGAGCAGACAAAGCTTTGCCTTGGCGGTGACGGCAGGACTGAACACTTCCAAGGGCAGGCCGGCCAGCGTGTCGGCCAATTGCTTCGTGAAGCTTGCCATTTCCCAAGTCCTCCGCGGTTCCCACCTTCAGGCGCGGATTTCTATTCCCGCCCATTCTTCGACGATGCGTACCATCGAAGTGAAGTCCGAGTCCGGTCCGAAACGGGCATTCGTGGCGGCGAGCATCTGTCTTACCAGCGAGCCCGCGACCATCGGCACGCCGAGATTCTCCGCCTCGTCGACGCACATGCGGACGTCTTTGTAGGAGAGGGCGGTGGCGAAGCCGAAATCGAACGTTCCCGGCAGCACAGCGCGGGGAAACTTGTCCTGGGTGGCGCTGTTGCGGCCGCTCGAGGCATTGATAATGTCGCACATGATGCGCGGGTCCAGCCCGGATTTCACACCCATCGCCAGCGCCTCGGCCGAGAGCAGGATGACGGCCGCCGCGATCATGTTATTGCCGAGCTTGGCGACCTGGGCGGTGCCGGCGTTTTCGCCACAGTAGAACCGCTTGCCGAAATTGGCCAGCACCGGGTCGATCTCATCGAACACCGACTTCTTGCAAGAGACCATTACCGCGAGCGAGCCGCTGCTGGCTCCGGCGATGCCGCCAGAAACCGGCGCGTCGACCCAGGCGATGCCGCGGCCGGCCAGCTCCGCCGCGATGGTCTTGGCCATGCTGGGCCCGGTCGTTGACAGGTCGATCACCACTTTGGCTTTCGCGCCCGATGTCAAGCCATCGGCGCCGAGCACGACCTCCTTGACGATCGGCGGCGTCGGCAGGCTGCAGAACACCACCTCGGCCTCGTCGGCGACGGCGGCGGCCGTGGCGGCCACGCTTATAGAATTGCCCGGCAGGTCCGTGGCGGCATCCGGCCTGCGGTCATGGACGATGACATGGTGGCCCGCTTCAGCAAGCCGTCTTACCATAGGCGCGCCCATGCGGCCGAGCCCAACGAACCCAAGCGTTCGAGTCTGCAAAGTTTTTACTCCGGGAAGGCCGCCTGGTGCAGACGGCCATGAGCTAGCAAATAAGCCAATTCCAGAGCGCAGCATAAGCTTCGCTCGCCGCATAACAGCTTTGCAGGGCGCCGGTTGGGCCTCCCTTGTCAACCATCGCTCAGTGCCCCAAACTCAGGCGTTTGCCGCGTGCTTCGACAATGCGGTTTCCCGCATTCGAGCCAAGGGCCGCACCTGATGTTCGATCTGAAGCAACTGCAGCTTTTTACCGCCGTGGCCGAGTTCGGCAGTTTCTCACGCGCGGCGGTGGCGCTTTCGATTAGCCAGCCGGTGCTCAGCCGGCAGATCAAGTCGCTCGAGGACAAGGTCGGCGTCGCGCTGCTCTATCGCAATGGCCGCGGCATCGTGCTTACGGAAGCCGGCAAGATCCTGCAAAGCTACGCTGTGGCCCTGCTTGAGCAGGCCGCGCGCGCCGAGACGGAACTGGCGGCGCTGCGCTCGAACCCGCGTGGCACGATCGTGCTCGGAATGCCGCCCTCGGTCGGCGTCGTGCTGACGGCGCCGCTGGTGCAGAATTTCCGCGTCCAGTTCCCGCAGGTGAGCCTGAGGGTGATCGAAGGCTTCAGCGGCCATCTGCTCGAATGGCTGGTGATGGGCAAGATCGACGTCGCGGTCCTGTACAACGCGCCGAGGATGAACAATCTTCTGGCAGAACCCATCCTGCGCGACGAGCTGTTCCTGCTCGGCGCCAAAAACGACCCACACAATCTCGGGCCAGGCCCTGTCGATGCGGACGTGATGTCCCGGCTGCCGATGATCCTGCCAGCGAGGCCGCATGGCCTGCGCGTGGTGCTGGATCACATTCTCGGGTCCGCCGGCATCGAGCCGAATATCGAGGTCGAGGTCGACGCCATGCCTTCGACCTTGCGGCTCGTCGAAGCGGGGATAGGCTACACCATCCTGTCTTATTCAAGCTGCCACAACCTCGTTGCCGAAGGCAGGATCAACTACTGGCGCATCCGCAATCCCCCGATCGAGCGGGAGCTGCTTCTGGCCACGTCCAGCCAGCGGCCAACCACGACGGTCATACGCGCGCTGACGACGCTCATCCGCGATGAGGTGCGTGTCCTGCGCAAGCTCGGGGTCTGGGAGCCGCGTCCGCCGTCTCCTGGCCCTGAACCTGCCGCTCACCTCGGACGAGTGGGATAAGGAGCGAGCCATGCCGGACGCGCGGGAAGGTACGGCGCTCCTCGGCATTGCCGGACGCAGATTCTCCGCTTGGGCTTCAGCGGTTCTCGCTATGAGGGGGGGCGTTCTTTCGTGCGAAAGGCGGTCTGCCGCGTCGCATTGGTTAGGATCTAACCCTGCCCGCGCTCGCACGTTGCCCGCACGCCGTGAGGCCATGCGATATACAAGATCTTCTTCGGCTTCCGCCCTCGAAGCCTGCGGCCGCAAGCTGACGTCTGCTTGCGGCCCGAATAGGATGCTGACCACCTCGACGTTGAGCGACGCTGTGGCGGACTGAGCGGATTCTTGGCGGTTTGTTACGCAGATTAAGGTCGCTTCGATCTTGAAGGACTTCAATAATGATCTAAGTGTATGAAATCATTGATTTATTAGGAAAATTCTGGCGGAGAGAGCGGGATTCGAACCCGCGTTACGGTTTCCCGTAAACACACTTTCCAGGCGTGCGCCTTCAACCACTCGGCCACCTCTCCGTCCTTGACATCTCGCGCCGGCCGGTTTTGCCGCGCGGGTTGGGGAGATGCTCCCGTGGGAAGTCCTCGACGGACATGGTGTGCCTTCAACCGGCGGGCAACCCTTCCCTGCACCCGCTAGCCGTCTAGGCAAACAGGCGCGGGGCTCATCTAGTCGATCCGAAAGCGAATGCCAAGCCATAATGGCGATGCAAAGGCTTTTGGCCGTGGATGGCCTCGAAGGCCGCCGCAACGAGGGCGTGCCGCGCGTTCGCGTGATGTATGCGGGCCGACCCGTAAGACCGTTCGCGCCTAAGCTGCAGCCTGGTTTCAGCGTGCGTGAGAGGGTGGACAGCGATCTGCAGGCAATGTCGTGGAAGTCGACAAGGTGACCGCATTGGGGGGAATCTCCGCCGTAAGCTCGCGCAGGGGCATTGAGCCGGATCAAATTCCTTGCAGCCGTCGCCTTGCTATGTTGCTCGCTTCCCGGGACAAGGTTGAATGCGCATCGCGATCCTGTCTGACATCCATGCCAACCGTGAGGCGTTCGACGCAGTCCTGGAGGTCGTTCGGGAGCAGGCGCCGGACCAGCTGGTTCTGCTTGGCGATCTGGTCGGCTACGGGCCCGATCCTGTCTATGTGGTCGAGAAGGCCGCCGATCTGGTGGAGGGCGGCGCGTTCTGCATCAAGGGCAACCACGATGAAGCGGCGGCCTTGGGCCGGACCGACATGACGGAGAACGCGCGGGCCGCCATCGAGTGGACTCGCGAACGGCTCGCCCAGGAGCATCTCGACTTTCTCGCGCAGCTGCCGCTTTCGCTCCGGTCCGAAGACCGGCTGTATGTGCACGCCAGCGCGGAGCGGCAGGAAAAATGGTTGTACATACGCGACGTCGACGCGGCAGAACGCTGCCTCTCCTCAAGCGATGCCCGCTTCATCTTCTGTGGCCATACCCACGTTCCAGCCATTTACTATGCTTTGCCCGGCAGACGGCCGGTTCATTTTCGGCCGCTGGACAATGTGGGGGCGCCCTTGTCCGAGCTTAGGCGGCATCTTGTCATCGTCGGGGCGGTCGGCCAGCCGCGTGACGGCAACCCGGCCGCCTGCTTCGCGCTTCTCGACACGGAACGGCGTGAGGTGACGATGGTGCGCGTTCCTTACGATCATGAAGAAACCGCCCGCAAGATTCAGGCGTCAGGCTTGCCCGGGTGGCTCGGCATGCGCTTGAAGATCGGCCGCTAGTCAACCTGGAGGCGATGGATGCAGAAGTTCGAGGCAGGGGCAAGCATCGATGGTTTCGAGCTCGTCGAGCGGCTTCAATCCGGCGGCATGGCAACGCTATGGCGCGCGAGAAATCCGAATTTCGATTTCCCGCTTCTGCTGAAGATACCGTTTCTCGACCCGGGCGGAGACGTTTCCGTCATTCTCGGCTTCGAAGCCGAGGAACTGATCCTCAAACGCCTGTCGGGTCCGCATGTGCCACGCTTCGCGGCATCCGGAAGCCTGGCGAAGGTTCCCTATATTGCCATGGAGTTCGTCGCCGGCATCGGTCTGGCGGAGCTGACGAACCGCGCGCCACAGCCGCCGGACGAGGTGGCAAGGATCGGCGCGGAAATCGCGAAGGCGCTCGCCGCCTTGCACCGCCAGAAGGTCGTCCACCTAGATCTCAAGCCTGAAAACATCATTCTGGCCGAGCGCGGCGCCGTGCTCCTGGACTTCGGCCTCGCCCGCCATGCGGAGCTTCCGGACCTTCTCGGCGAAGAGAGTTCCGTGCCGATGGGCACGGCAGCCTATATGTCGCCGGAACAGGTGCTGGGCGAGAGGTCCGATCCCGCAAGCGATATATTCGCGCTGGGCTGCATCCTCTATCAGCTCGCCACCGGCGAGGAGCCGTTCGGGCGTCCGGCCACCTTCGCGGGAATGAAGCGCAGGCTCTATCATGCGCCCAAGCCGCCGCGAGACATCGACAAGGCCGTGCCGAGGTGGCTGGAGGCCGTCATTGTTCGATGCATGGAAGTCGATAGATCCAGGCGCTATGGCGAAGCGGCGCATGTTCTTTCGGATCTCAGGAATCCCGATCAGGTTGTGGTCGCCAGGAAGAGCGCGCCATCGAAGGAACGGGCCTGGGGAGCGATCAGGAACTTCTTCCGCAGAACGGACGAGAAGTCGCTGGTTGGCAAGGCGGCGAGCTCGGCAGTGCGCGCCGGACCGCCGATCGTCTTGGCCGCGGTCGACCTTGCCAATGGAAGCGATGCGCTGGCCGGCGAGGTTCGCAACGAAACCGCGCGTGTCCTTGCGGCACGTCCGGATTCCTGGCTGGCCTGCGTGACCGTGTTGAAGACCGAGATTGTCGGCAAGACACCGGATGTCGATGAATCAGGGCGCCTTGTCTATCTGCAGCGGCTGGTCGCGCTGAAGGACTGGGCGCGTCCGCTGCATCTGCCGGAGGACCGCATAAGCTATCACGTGCTGGAGGCGGTCAGTCCGGCCGACGCGATCCTCAACTATGCCGAGCACAATGATGTCGGGCACATCGTTGTCGGCGCCCGATCCTCTTCGGCAATTCGCCGCCACCTCGGCAGCGTGTCGACCAAGGTCGTGGCGCGGGCCCTTTGCTCGGTGTCGGTCGTGCGCTTGAAAGCGGTCGAGGAGGAAAGGCGGCTGTCGCCGTGAAGTGGTCGGTGCTCTGCAAGCGAGCTTGACTTCGGCCTTGCCTGCCTGTCGACTGCTTGCAGAATTGCATTGGGCTTTGCGAGGGGCATTGTCCTGACATGGCATCGATC
This region of Mesorhizobium sp. M2A.F.Ca.ET.046.03.2.1 genomic DNA includes:
- a CDS encoding SMP-30/gluconolactonase/LRE family protein, which encodes MSSDTLASLRSRYLPDHLIGEIMSKRWIDNAIPFTALVLTVLVMGSIIPDFLSLSSLSDLARQFAEFGLVVLALTVVMISGGIDLSVASVFSLAVLFSLIGVNVYELPVPAVLAGILGMGMICGAINGVLIGYLRLRAFLTTLVSLIIFRSLYEIVFVRMSTSIMSGFSMSDLWVFIGEGTVLGIPVSLVITLTIALAWHLVLSRMRPGWRLTAVGGARRSAFNAGINVRFMVFLTYVASSTMCALAGFLFAARLGSTGSDTGVGLEVQALTAAVLGGTAIGGGRGSVAKAIIGSLLVLMLTNGLINLGISGPINSTILGAILLLAVFVDMRWQKHRHRILAKVYVSPAYLSLPPSPQVDAPGSPYMLNDRLRSVEIIGLGEIEGPEDVILDRDDNLYCGTRHGDIVRFFGPDHKRSEVFAHIGGHPLGMAFDKSGNLLVCIGGMGLFQVAPDKTVTKLTDETNRSWFSVVDDSRLRLADDVDVAPDGRIYFSEATIRYEQEDWATDALESRASGRIICYDPRTGKTHTEIPKLVFANGVAMCSDGQSFMFAESWTCSISRYYFDGPKKGRTEKVISNLPGYPDNINRSSDGNYWLALLGMRGPALDLALRMPGFRKRMARRVAPDQWLYPNINTGCVVKFNEKGEILDNLWDLGGLNHPMITSMREHRGWLYLGGVSNNRIGRYRLPDADPNWCAQDAYWGARS
- a CDS encoding strictosidine synthase, which encodes MIGAIWKAWANFRGFDLTGSTVPPMDGPLRPNAKLDAMPVLMQLDGVDNLTPAHDGILCSSGNNLLTLSTSGDASQFELSARCPMDGLVTSIAALDENLAIAVEGRGILLESPGTASRPLKVEGINPSCVTAMVFADPTTLFVAVGSDRHAASEWKRDLMTKSASGSVWRIDTRSGRAERLLGGLEFAAGLALSGEDIFVAEAWRHRVLALAGGSQPRVALAALPAYPGRMTQSASGGFWLAMFAPRNPLVEFVLKEDEYRRRMVDTIDPAYWIAPALATGKSFLEPIQGGARKKLNMLKPWSPAWSTGLVVRCDDRMAMLRSYQSRADGDVHGVTSLCETGGRLIAGAKGSGKIVAIDDETAA
- a CDS encoding sugar ABC transporter ATP-binding protein, whose protein sequence is MNSLVQLRGVSKDFRGVLAISDVNLDVRPGEIHAILGENGAGKSTLMKVLAGVYQPSSGEMVLDGKPTVFNSPSDALAHGVAMVFQETNLVPSMSVAQNIYLGDEKLFNRLRGLNIQAQRYLLSLNFYVDPTSQVSTLGAGKKQMVEIARAVHHHARLIIFDEPTATLTPEEKFHFFNLARRLKEQGIAIIFISHALEEALYLSDRITVMRDAKVVVTDDTRNFDRDRIVQAMVGRSLSGELYAGEKRKARPMGKKILSVENLSMGNTVRNTSFSVFAGQVTGMFGLVGAGRTETMKIVAGVLKRDYFHGGTVRFEDRPVRYRTPRPAVRDGVVYVTEDRKIEGFFETMTIASNVQLGALATGSNPLTAVTPRNARELATAWTKRLGVKAIDADARVIELSGGNQQKVVLSKALIQKPKLVILDEPTRGVDVGTIVEIHNFINELADSGMAVVVISSYLPEILALSDRILVARQGRVVEEMDIAEASESRIMYAAVH
- a CDS encoding SDR family oxidoreductase, whose product is MTVRRKTAFVTGAASGIGRAIATSLQADGTRIVLADRQAEALQALSNQLGGEVFALPLDITDASAVDACLEQVPAEFRDIDILVNNAGHDIGGRIRFDQGSADDWSAIIETNLIGLMRVTRAILPGMVARGRGDIVNMSSISALRIVPEQAPYSASKAGVHMLSDIIRGELAETPLRVIEIMPGLTRTSIVTTRHRGDEEAARQYFERFGMALDPEDVARCVMFALSQPPHVQIAQMFVLPTNRW
- a CDS encoding MmgE/PrpD family protein, encoding MASFTKQLADTLAGLPLEVFSPAVTAKAKLCLLDFLGCAFEASALDPSQQALAAVTPARGGHIIGESRQATPADAAFVNAVKGHGLVREDMHAGSVCHHGVVVWPLLLALAETKTVSGIDLLRAAIVAYEVGGRLGRMLIDRELSGLFRPTGLVAPIGAGCGAARFIGLDKEQTAAAIAFAANTSSGLNQWPKSGGSDMFFHPGFAARNAWMAVQLAAAGAYGSPDVLEGKSGYFAAFARRPMRGPVQLFPDGEADILAVYHKAAPACNFAQTACQTALKLVEMIGPGAAPVERIHIRVPAAAAAYPGCDNTGPFERSLQAKMSIPYGVAAVFASGRLSEDNYRDLRDKETLRLIDASDLSASDELTAQFPAKQGASIDVVLGDGRQLSMGLPDVIPATEAEIRERFRSAAAPIVGGEAARSIEDFIDRLESKKDAGRLMPLCATKEKARPRRAA
- a CDS encoding NAD(P)-dependent oxidoreductase, with translation MQTRTLGFVGLGRMGAPMVRRLAEAGHHVIVHDRRPDAATDLPGNSISVAATAAAVADEAEVVFCSLPTPPIVKEVVLGADGLTSGAKAKVVIDLSTTGPSMAKTIAAELAGRGIAWVDAPVSGGIAGASSGSLAVMVSCKKSVFDEIDPVLANFGKRFYCGENAGTAQVAKLGNNMIAAAVILLSAEALAMGVKSGLDPRIMCDIINASSGRNSATQDKFPRAVLPGTFDFGFATALSYKDVRMCVDEAENLGVPMVAGSLVRQMLAATNARFGPDSDFTSMVRIVEEWAGIEIRA
- a CDS encoding LysR substrate-binding domain-containing protein; translated protein: MFDLKQLQLFTAVAEFGSFSRAAVALSISQPVLSRQIKSLEDKVGVALLYRNGRGIVLTEAGKILQSYAVALLEQAARAETELAALRSNPRGTIVLGMPPSVGVVLTAPLVQNFRVQFPQVSLRVIEGFSGHLLEWLVMGKIDVAVLYNAPRMNNLLAEPILRDELFLLGAKNDPHNLGPGPVDADVMSRLPMILPARPHGLRVVLDHILGSAGIEPNIEVEVDAMPSTLRLVEAGIGYTILSYSSCHNLVAEGRINYWRIRNPPIERELLLATSSQRPTTTVIRALTTLIRDEVRVLRKLGVWEPRPPSPGPEPAAHLGRVG